One window from the genome of Streptomyces sp. NBC_01476 encodes:
- a CDS encoding dihydrodipicolinate synthase family protein has product MSAGAEQAAVLTGVVVATALPYRDDPKAPAGLAVAYDRYAEHCRWLVDNGCAGVGPNGSLGEYSSLTDEERRTVARTAIAAVAGHGKVIVGVHGVGSHQAVRWAEAAAEDGADGVLCLPPTMYRANRGEVIAHFEAVAAVGLPVMVYNNPVDTKVDLTPGLLAEIAQIPNVAAVKEFSGDVRRVLEIKEHAPDLEVISGADDVALESLLMGATGWFAGFPNVFPAESARLFELARAGKVAEARALYEPLVAAFRWDSRTEFVQAIKLGMEMVGRYGGPCRPPRGPLVPAHREQVEADMAKAIAALTAEGQRS; this is encoded by the coding sequence ATGAGTGCCGGCGCAGAACAGGCCGCCGTCCTGACCGGAGTCGTCGTGGCCACCGCACTGCCGTACCGGGACGATCCGAAGGCGCCCGCCGGCCTGGCCGTGGCGTACGACCGCTACGCCGAGCACTGCCGCTGGCTGGTGGACAACGGCTGCGCCGGGGTCGGCCCCAACGGCTCGCTCGGCGAGTACTCCTCCCTCACCGACGAGGAACGCAGGACCGTGGCCAGGACCGCCATCGCGGCCGTCGCCGGGCACGGCAAGGTGATCGTCGGCGTGCACGGCGTGGGTTCGCACCAGGCTGTGCGGTGGGCCGAGGCCGCCGCAGAGGACGGCGCCGACGGAGTGCTGTGCCTGCCCCCGACGATGTACCGGGCCAACCGGGGCGAGGTCATCGCGCACTTCGAGGCGGTCGCCGCCGTCGGACTGCCCGTGATGGTCTACAACAACCCGGTGGACACCAAGGTCGACCTGACCCCCGGTCTGCTCGCCGAAATCGCCCAGATCCCCAACGTCGCCGCGGTCAAGGAGTTCTCCGGCGACGTGCGCCGCGTGCTGGAGATCAAGGAGCACGCTCCGGATCTGGAGGTCATCAGCGGCGCCGACGATGTCGCGCTGGAGAGTCTTCTGATGGGGGCGACCGGCTGGTTCGCCGGTTTCCCGAACGTCTTCCCGGCCGAGTCGGCGCGGCTCTTCGAACTGGCGCGGGCCGGCAAGGTGGCGGAGGCACGGGCGCTGTACGAACCGCTGGTCGCCGCCTTCCGCTGGGACTCGCGGACGGAGTTCGTCCAGGCCATCAAGCTCGGCATGGAGATGGTCGGCAGGTACGGCGGCCCCTGCCGCCCGCCCCGCGGGCCACTGGTGCCGGCCCACCGCGAACAGGTCGAGGCCGACATGGCCAAGGCCATCGCGGCCCTCACCGCCGAAGGGCAGCGGTCCTGA
- the acs gene encoding acetate--CoA ligase, which translates to MSDETLSNLLREDRRFPPPPQLAAQANVTAAAYEEAAADGEAFWATQAARLDWAQPWRQVRDWSGAPFARWFVGGRLNVAYNCLDRHVSAGHGDRVAFHWEGEPGDTRTLTYAGLKDEVCQAANALLALGVEPGDRVAIYLPMIPETVVAMLACARIGAPHTVVFGGFSAEALRGRILDCDARVVITADGGYRKGAPSALKPAVDEAVEQCPDVRSVLVVRRTGQDVAWTDGRDIWWHDVVAAQSAEHEPAAFDSEHPLYIMYTSGTTARPKGILHTTGGYLTQVAWSHWAVFDVKPDRDVYWTAADIGWVTGHSYIVYGPLANGVTSVLYEGTPDTPHQGRWWELVQKYKVSILYCAPTAIRTFMKWGDAIPGRYDLTSLRLLGSVGEPINPEAWMWYRRAIGGDRCPVVDTWWQTETGAQMISPLPGVSTCKPGSALRPLPGISAEVVDDTGAPVPNGSGGYLVLTEPWPSMLRTIWGDEQRYIDTYWSRFPGRYFAGDGAKKDEDGDIWLLGRVDDVMNVSGHRISTTEVESALVSHPRVAEAAVVGAADATTGQGIVAFVILRGDNEQPADTTSGEDLARELRAHVGKEIGPIARPRQLLVVAELPKTRSGKIMRRLLRDIAENRALGDVTTLTDSSVMDAIREGLPSGSTDGAETEE; encoded by the coding sequence ATGAGTGACGAGACACTCTCCAACCTGCTCAGAGAGGACCGGCGCTTCCCACCGCCGCCGCAGCTCGCGGCGCAGGCGAACGTCACCGCCGCCGCCTACGAGGAGGCCGCCGCGGACGGCGAGGCGTTCTGGGCCACCCAGGCGGCCCGGCTGGACTGGGCGCAGCCGTGGCGGCAGGTACGCGACTGGAGCGGGGCGCCGTTCGCCCGCTGGTTCGTCGGCGGCCGTCTCAACGTGGCCTACAACTGCCTGGACCGGCACGTGAGTGCCGGGCACGGTGACCGAGTCGCCTTCCACTGGGAGGGCGAGCCGGGCGACACCCGGACGCTGACCTACGCCGGCCTCAAGGACGAGGTCTGCCAGGCTGCGAACGCCCTGCTCGCCCTCGGCGTGGAGCCGGGCGACCGGGTCGCGATCTACCTGCCGATGATCCCGGAGACGGTCGTCGCGATGCTGGCCTGCGCCCGGATCGGCGCCCCGCACACCGTGGTCTTCGGCGGTTTCTCGGCCGAGGCGCTGCGCGGCCGGATCCTCGACTGCGACGCACGGGTGGTGATCACCGCCGACGGCGGCTACCGCAAGGGCGCCCCGTCGGCGCTCAAGCCCGCGGTGGACGAAGCGGTGGAGCAGTGCCCCGACGTCCGCAGCGTCCTGGTGGTCCGCCGCACCGGCCAGGACGTGGCCTGGACCGACGGCCGTGACATCTGGTGGCACGACGTGGTGGCCGCGCAGTCCGCCGAGCACGAGCCGGCGGCCTTCGACAGCGAACACCCGCTCTACATCATGTACACCTCCGGGACCACCGCCCGGCCCAAGGGCATCCTGCACACCACCGGCGGCTACCTCACCCAGGTCGCCTGGTCGCACTGGGCGGTCTTCGACGTCAAACCGGACCGCGACGTGTACTGGACGGCCGCCGACATCGGCTGGGTCACCGGCCACTCCTACATCGTCTACGGCCCCCTGGCCAACGGTGTCACCTCGGTGCTCTACGAGGGCACGCCCGACACCCCGCACCAGGGCCGCTGGTGGGAGCTCGTGCAGAAGTACAAGGTGAGCATCCTGTACTGCGCGCCCACTGCGATCCGCACCTTCATGAAGTGGGGCGACGCGATACCGGGCCGCTACGACCTGACGTCGCTGCGCCTGCTCGGCTCGGTCGGCGAACCGATCAACCCCGAGGCGTGGATGTGGTACCGGCGGGCCATCGGCGGTGACCGCTGCCCGGTGGTCGACACCTGGTGGCAGACCGAGACCGGCGCCCAGATGATCAGCCCGCTGCCCGGGGTGAGCACCTGCAAGCCCGGCTCGGCGCTGCGCCCACTGCCGGGGATCTCCGCCGAGGTGGTGGACGACACCGGCGCCCCGGTGCCCAACGGCTCCGGCGGCTATCTGGTGCTGACCGAGCCGTGGCCGTCGATGCTCCGCACCATCTGGGGCGACGAGCAGCGGTACATCGACACCTACTGGTCGCGCTTCCCCGGCCGGTACTTCGCCGGCGACGGGGCGAAGAAGGACGAGGACGGCGACATCTGGCTGCTCGGCCGGGTGGACGACGTCATGAATGTCTCCGGGCACCGCATCTCCACCACCGAGGTGGAGTCCGCCCTCGTCTCCCACCCGCGCGTCGCCGAAGCGGCGGTGGTCGGCGCCGCCGACGCCACGACCGGGCAGGGCATCGTCGCCTTCGTGATCCTGCGCGGCGACAACGAGCAGCCCGCCGACACCACCTCGGGGGAGGACCTGGCCCGTGAACTGCGGGCCCACGTCGGCAAGGAGATCGGTCCGATCGCCCGTCCCCGCCAGCTCCTGGTGGTGGCCGAACTCCCCAAGACCCGCTCGGGGAAGATCATGCGCCGCCTGCTGCGTGACATCGCCGAGAACCGCGCACTGGGTGACGTGACGACCCTCACCGACTCCTCGGTGATGGACGCCATCCGTGAGGGCCTGCCGTCCGGGTCCACGGACGGCGCGGAAACGGAGGAGTAG
- a CDS encoding proline racemase family protein, which produces MRSVRTISAVDSHTEGMPTRVVTGGVPPVPGASMAERRAYAIGHLDELRRFLVDEPRGHSAMSGAILQPPIRDDADWGVLYIEVSGFLPMCGHGTVGVATVLVETGMVTVTEPETVVRLDTPAGLVEARVAVRDGVAGAVTLRNVDSFALELDAKVSVPGIGEVTYDMAYGGNFYAIVDLAALGLPFDRSRKDDILAAGLAISRAVEEQNLPRHPLDPLIRGCKHVQFLAPGSDGRHSRNAMAIQPGWFDRSPCGTGTCARMAQLHARGALPLDTEFINESFIGTRFTGRLVDTTEVAGVPAVVPEFSGRAWITGTANYLLDPADPFPHGFVL; this is translated from the coding sequence ATGCGCAGTGTCCGGACCATCAGCGCGGTCGACTCGCACACCGAGGGCATGCCCACCAGGGTCGTCACCGGCGGTGTCCCTCCGGTGCCGGGCGCCAGCATGGCCGAGCGGCGCGCCTACGCCATCGGTCATCTCGACGAGCTGCGCCGGTTCCTGGTGGACGAGCCGCGCGGGCACTCGGCGATGAGCGGTGCGATCCTGCAGCCGCCGATCCGCGACGACGCGGACTGGGGCGTGCTGTACATCGAGGTCAGCGGCTTCCTGCCGATGTGCGGGCACGGCACGGTGGGCGTGGCGACCGTGCTGGTGGAGACCGGCATGGTCACGGTGACCGAGCCGGAGACCGTGGTGCGGCTGGACACTCCGGCCGGTCTGGTGGAGGCCAGGGTGGCGGTGCGCGACGGCGTCGCCGGAGCGGTCACCCTGCGCAATGTGGACTCCTTCGCGCTCGAACTGGACGCGAAGGTGTCCGTGCCGGGCATCGGCGAGGTCACGTACGACATGGCGTACGGCGGCAACTTCTACGCCATCGTGGATCTGGCGGCCCTCGGCCTGCCCTTCGACCGGTCGCGCAAGGACGACATCCTGGCCGCGGGGCTCGCCATCTCCCGGGCGGTGGAGGAGCAGAACCTCCCCCGGCATCCGCTCGATCCCCTCATCCGCGGCTGCAAGCATGTGCAGTTCCTCGCGCCCGGTTCCGACGGCAGGCATTCACGCAACGCGATGGCCATCCAGCCCGGCTGGTTCGACCGCTCCCCCTGCGGCACGGGTACCTGCGCGCGGATGGCGCAGCTGCATGCCCGCGGGGCACTGCCGCTGGACACCGAGTTCATCAACGAGTCCTTCATCGGGACCCGGTTCACCGGGCGCCTGGTGGACACCACCGAGGTCGCCGGGGTGCCCGCGGTGGTACCGGAGTTCTCCGGGCGGGCGTGGATCACCGGCACGGCCAACTACCTTCTGGACCCGGCCGATCCCTTCCCGCACGGGTTCGTCCTGTAG
- a CDS encoding acetate uptake transporter has protein sequence MSTPDTVTPAPAPAIADPGPLGLAAFAATTFVLSSFNADLIDASLEAVVLPLALFYGGFLQLLAGMWEFRKGNTFGATAFGSYGAFWLSYAAYAKFVAPGLPAGTAHQATGLYLLIWAVFTVYMTVAALRTSGALLAVFVTLSATFIVLTVAEFAQSTGTTKAGGWIGLVTAVAAWYASFAGVTNSTWKRAVVPVFAAGDRVAIGRRGGPVEEAHS, from the coding sequence ATGAGCACTCCCGACACGGTCACCCCGGCCCCCGCGCCGGCCATCGCCGACCCCGGCCCGCTCGGGCTGGCCGCCTTCGCCGCCACCACTTTCGTCCTCAGTTCCTTCAACGCCGATCTGATCGACGCGAGCCTTGAGGCGGTCGTCCTGCCGCTCGCCCTCTTCTACGGCGGCTTCCTCCAACTCCTCGCCGGAATGTGGGAGTTCAGGAAGGGCAACACCTTCGGCGCGACCGCCTTCGGCTCGTACGGCGCCTTCTGGCTGTCCTACGCGGCCTACGCCAAGTTCGTCGCGCCCGGCCTGCCGGCGGGCACCGCGCACCAGGCCACCGGGCTCTACCTGCTCATCTGGGCGGTCTTCACCGTCTACATGACGGTCGCGGCGCTGCGCACGTCCGGCGCCCTGCTGGCGGTCTTCGTCACCTTGTCGGCGACCTTCATCGTGCTGACCGTCGCCGAGTTCGCCCAGTCCACCGGCACCACCAAGGCCGGCGGCTGGATCGGCCTGGTGACCGCGGTCGCCGCCTGGTACGCCTCTTTCGCCGGTGTCACCAACTCCACCTGGAAGCGCGCCGTCGTCCCGGTCTTCGCGGCCGGCGACCGCGTCGCCATCGGCCGGCGGGGCGGGCCGGTGGAGGAAGCCCACTCATGA